GTTTTGAGAACCCTGCTACTAAAATTATTACTGCACCAATTATTGAATTGACATCATTCAGTGAAATGCAAGAGTGGACCTCAGCAGCAAGTGACTTTGTGCAGTATGGACAAACTAAAGGAATTGAAAGTCTACTTCCAAAAGATAGTGAGCTAGGAAATAATCTGCATGAATATACTACATTACTTCAAACAGTAAGAGGGGGTGATCTAATAAAAAATACACAAGTAGATAATCTTAGATGTTCTTTGGATTCTTTGGATTCAGTTGATGGTCCTAAACCTTTGTCTCATCTAGCGGATAGGATGAAGTCGACTGTTGCAGGCTATAAAGAAGATTCTGTTTTGAATGGTTTTGTTGCTGTTCGATATTGTATTGACACAGGTCTGTATCAACAAGGGTATACTTTACTTGAAGAGTTTATTATTACTAAAGTAATGGAAGAGCTTGGTGTTTTATCAAAGTATTTTACGGATAAGGATGTTCGGAATTCTGTTTCAGGAGCATTGAATGTAAATAAACTTGAAAGTTATAGTTTAGAGGCTGCACTTAGCCCTCGAGCCTTTGAAAAATGTTCAAAATTAGATGAGAGTGATTTTAAAAGTATTAATTCTTTAAGTACACTAGGAGAGAGTGTTTTTGAACTTCCTTATTTCAGTCTTTTGCGTAAGAAAGTATTTAAAAGTTTATCCCCTCTTAGAAATGATTTTGCACATGTTGGGATGAATAATAATCCAAATACAGGTGAAAAGTTAATCCAACAATTGAAAGATAAATTCCAAAAGACCTGTGAAATATTTAATATTGATTTAGAGTAGTATGTTTATAAATTTAAGTAATCATCCCTCTGTAAATTGGCAGAAGGGACAACTGGATGCAGCGAGAGAGTATGGAGAGGTGAAAGATTTGGCTTTCCCTGCAATGGACCCTTCGTGGGGTCACCAAAGAGTAGGTGCGCTTGTGGAGGATTATTTGCAGCGGGTGTTACTCTTGCTAGAGGAGGCTGAGGAGAAAGTGGTGCATATTATGGGGGAGATGACTTTTACCTATAATATGGTGAAAATGCTGAAGTCGCATGGGGTTAAGTGTTTGGCATCTACTACCCAAAGGGTGGCAACAGAAGAGAATGGTGTGAAGACGACTGTCTTTACTTTTGTCATTTTTCGAGAATATTGATTTGTATATTTTCCCTCTCTATGAATATTTGTTTCTTATAGAGAGGGGTTAATGCTTTTGCTTTATGGACCTAATTTTAAATACTTATGGCACAACTCTAACCAAAGACCTTGACTCGTTTGTGGTTGTGCATCCAGATGGAAAACAACGTGTTCATCCTAAGGGGGTGAAGTGTATCACGATCTCTAAAGGGGCGATGATTACAAGCGATGCCGCAATATTGGCTATCGAAAACCAAATCGATGTGCTTTTTGTGGATACGAAAGGTTCTCCTGTGGGAAGGGTGTGGAGCCATCGCTATGGTTCGGTGTCTACCATACGAAGAAACCAATTGGATTTTACTTTTAGTTGTAAGGCGGTGGATTGGGTGAAAGCAATACAACAAGAGAAGATAGGCAATCAGCAAGCTTTGTTGTTGGCTCTGACTCCTACTTCTTCGGAGATGGAGGCTGCAGTGAATGGTTGTGTGACTAAGTTGGAGGACTATCGTTCTAAGATCTCCCTTTTAGAAGGGGAGGTGGTGAGCGATATTGCTGCTTCTTTACGAGGTTGGGAGGGGGTGGCTTCTCGTGCTTATTGGAAGACAATTCAACTCTTTATGCCTGAATCTATGCGTTATGAAGCTCGTTCACAGCACCCAGCAATGGATCTGTTCAATTGTTTGCTGAATTATGGTTATGGGGTTCTTTATGGCAAAGTAGAAGGGGCATTAATTAAAGCGGGTATTGACCCTTATGTCGGAATGTTTCATCGTGATGATTATAATCGTCCAGTTTTGGTGTATGATGTGATTGAACGTTTTCGTATATGGGTTGACTTTGTGGTGATCTCTTTGGCTACCCAAGAAGCGATTCCTGTTGAGGGGTATCGAATAAAAGAAGATGGAAGTGTTTGGTTGGATGCTTTAGGTAAGCGTATTCTGATACAGTCTCTAAATGACTATTTTGATGAAGTGATTACTGTTGCTGGTGTAGCTAGAAGTCGAATGATTCACCTTCATCGTTTTTGTGAACAGTTGGCTCAATCATTTTTACAATATAATCCAGAGAGATGATTTACGCAGGAAGAAATATAAAACAGGTTCATGATCCATTACAAAAGGTAGATGTGGACTATTTGAAACGTGCTATTGCAAATCCGAAACCTCAGATTGTTTCTTTGATTGAACGTTTGAGACAGGTGCAGCAAATATCTATTGATCGTTATCGAACACTGAAAACGGAACTCCCTTATATTGTTACTGCGACATTTGTTCCTGCAATACGTAAGAAAGACAATTTTGCTTCGATACAGTATTTTATTCTAGATCTAGATCATTTGGTAGAACGTGGCTTTACTTGTGATGGCATTAAACAGAAGTTGTCCCAGGATAGTCAAGTGAAGATGATTTTTAGTTCTCCTGGAGGAGATGGCTTAAAGGTGTTGTTTTGTCTTTCAGAACCTTGTGATGACTCTCAGAAGTTTACGATATTCTATAAATTGTTTGCTACTTATTTCGGGACTTTACATCAGTTGGATGATGTGGTGGATAAAAAAACTTGTGATGTGACTCGTGCATGTTTTGTTAGTCATGATCCAAATATTTTCTTTAGAGAGAATTGTGAATCAGTGGTAATGGATCGTTTTGTAAACTTTGAAGATAGAGAAACTGTTGGTCATATTGAGAAAGAGTTGGCTTTTGAAAAGTGTGAGGCAGATAAACAAGAGAAGGAGAAGCGAACTCCTGTTGGAGATGAGATGATGCAAAAAATTAGAGAACGTCTCAATCCGTCTCAAAAAGTGAGAGTGAAGAAAACCTATTTTGTTCCTGACGAGGTTGAGGCTATACAAGAAACGTTACTTGATCGTCTGCAGTTTATGGGAT
The Prolixibacteraceae bacterium DNA segment above includes these coding regions:
- a CDS encoding CRISPR-associated protein; amino-acid sequence: MFINLSNHPSVNWQKGQLDAAREYGEVKDLAFPAMDPSWGHQRVGALVEDYLQRVLLLLEEAEEKVVHIMGEMTFTYNMVKMLKSHGVKCLASTTQRVATEENGVKTTVFTFVIFREY
- a CDS encoding TIGR02221 family CRISPR-associated protein, whose protein sequence is MARKVFISFLGSSGYKKCCYQLKDYISAPIRFIQEATLEALGVENWDENDKGYILLTDGVKGSRNCNWEVGIENQYAPLKDQIEYKGLKPVLESHNWKFKIEEISIPDGNNEIELWEIFNRLYEVLQDDDELYLDITHGFRYLPMLMLVLSNYSKFLKGVRVRHISYGNFEGGFENPATKIITAPIIELTSFSEMQEWTSAASDFVQYGQTKGIESLLPKDSELGNNLHEYTTLLQTVRGGDLIKNTQVDNLRCSLDSLDSVDGPKPLSHLADRMKSTVAGYKEDSVLNGFVAVRYCIDTGLYQQGYTLLEEFIITKVMEELGVLSKYFTDKDVRNSVSGALNVNKLESYSLEAALSPRAFEKCSKLDESDFKSINSLSTLGESVFELPYFSLLRKKVFKSLSPLRNDFAHVGMNNNPNTGEKLIQQLKDKFQKTCEIFNIDLE
- the cas1 gene encoding CRISPR-associated endonuclease Cas1 yields the protein MDLILNTYGTTLTKDLDSFVVVHPDGKQRVHPKGVKCITISKGAMITSDAAILAIENQIDVLFVDTKGSPVGRVWSHRYGSVSTIRRNQLDFTFSCKAVDWVKAIQQEKIGNQQALLLALTPTSSEMEAAVNGCVTKLEDYRSKISLLEGEVVSDIAASLRGWEGVASRAYWKTIQLFMPESMRYEARSQHPAMDLFNCLLNYGYGVLYGKVEGALIKAGIDPYVGMFHRDDYNRPVLVYDVIERFRIWVDFVVISLATQEAIPVEGYRIKEDGSVWLDALGKRILIQSLNDYFDEVITVAGVARSRMIHLHRFCEQLAQSFLQYNPER